The Cohnella abietis genome has a segment encoding these proteins:
- a CDS encoding LLM class flavin-dependent oxidoreductase: MKLSVLDHSHVNEGRTVKDALNETVALAQETEKMGYHRFWVSEHHGSQALASSSPEVLIAHIAAHTESIKVGSGGIMLAHYSSYKVAENFKLLEALHPGRIDVGLGRAPGGMPIATRALQEHKRVDIDLYPQQVTDLNDYLYDRNPASHRFAGLRAFPQTETVPELWLLGSSDGSAKIAAEQGTAYAFAQFFGAAGDEALQHYFAYFRPSVYNSKPKALAAVMVICSDTEEEARLLAKSNELFFLKLLSGQELGYLPSVQSAVDYPYQPVELQMIEQMRSRRFIGTPGQVKEALKRYADRMHLDELMIVSHIHDFDKRVQSYRHVAEAFGI; the protein is encoded by the coding sequence ATGAAATTGAGCGTGCTTGACCATTCCCATGTAAATGAAGGAAGAACCGTGAAGGATGCGCTGAATGAAACGGTTGCGCTTGCCCAAGAAACGGAGAAGATGGGGTATCATCGCTTCTGGGTGTCTGAGCATCATGGCTCCCAAGCTTTAGCCTCCTCAAGTCCAGAGGTTCTCATTGCACATATCGCCGCCCATACAGAATCCATAAAGGTTGGATCGGGTGGAATAATGCTCGCGCATTATAGCTCATATAAAGTTGCCGAAAACTTCAAGCTGTTGGAAGCGCTCCATCCCGGTCGCATCGATGTCGGCCTTGGTCGGGCACCTGGCGGAATGCCAATCGCGACTCGTGCGTTGCAGGAGCACAAACGTGTAGATATTGATTTGTATCCGCAGCAGGTGACGGATTTGAACGATTACCTTTACGATAGGAACCCGGCTAGTCATCGTTTTGCAGGATTGCGAGCATTCCCACAGACAGAAACGGTTCCAGAATTATGGCTGCTTGGCTCCAGCGACGGTAGTGCTAAAATAGCGGCAGAGCAGGGGACTGCTTATGCTTTTGCCCAGTTTTTCGGAGCTGCTGGCGATGAAGCGCTCCAGCATTATTTTGCCTATTTCCGACCGTCGGTTTACAATAGCAAGCCCAAAGCGCTAGCCGCTGTTATGGTTATTTGCAGTGACACGGAGGAGGAAGCTCGTCTTCTCGCTAAGAGCAATGAGCTATTTTTCCTCAAGCTATTAAGCGGACAGGAGCTTGGCTACTTGCCATCGGTGCAATCTGCAGTAGACTATCCGTATCAACCAGTAGAGCTGCAGATGATTGAGCAGATGCGGTCAAGACGGTTCATCGGCACACCTGGTCAGGTTAAGGAAGCGCTTAAGCGTTATGCGGATCGTATGCATCTAGATGAGCTGATGATCGTTTCACATATCCATGATTTTGACAAAAGAGTTCAGTCCTACCGTCATGTTGCTGAAGCCTTTGGGATATAA
- a CDS encoding DUF5643 domain-containing protein, translated as MRHLAIVATVIRRLIIVVFAIILIPKAIEYIPQSDKGGPDNIKALAQDGPVTQYEINKSFEIDKDKFTVDTLFVTPKQVVIHYTYRTKEPSGWSFPSSAIKLFESNGEELVMDSSGNDGRPWGSTGLIYYSALKNTSSSLSLKYEWYDRQATLDLPLIDKEGEGK; from the coding sequence ATGAGGCACTTGGCCATCGTAGCAACCGTAATCAGAAGACTAATCATAGTCGTATTTGCCATCATACTGATCCCGAAAGCTATAGAATATATCCCACAAAGCGACAAGGGGGGCCCTGACAATATTAAAGCATTAGCACAGGACGGTCCCGTTACGCAGTATGAAATAAATAAATCATTTGAAATAGACAAAGACAAATTTACCGTTGATACTCTCTTCGTTACACCCAAACAGGTCGTCATCCACTATACTTACCGCACGAAAGAACCAAGCGGATGGTCCTTTCCAAGCTCAGCTATTAAATTATTTGAATCCAATGGAGAAGAGCTTGTTATGGATTCTTCAGGTAACGACGGGAGACCGTGGGGTTCTACAGGATTGATCTATTATAGCGCCTTAAAGAACACCAGCTCGAGCTTGAGTCTGAAATATGAGTGGTATGATCGTCAAGCAACGCTAGACCTCCCTCTAATAGATAAGGAGGGGGAGGGAAAATGA
- a CDS encoding SMP-30/gluconolactonase/LRE family protein, protein MQKGLEVIEGTISTLGEGPVWLAAEKTFYWVDIIEKQIRFYKPETNEQWTIQAEQYVGAAVPAGQGRLLCALKDGFYFLDVVSGKFEKIVNPEEQLANNRFNDGKCDRSGRFWAGSMSLQGEEGTGALYSLESDGTVRKVLTDINCSNGLGWSLDDSEMYYIDTNSAREVQRFSYNPATGAIADKKIIVKLSEGQGYPDGMTVDAEGMIWVAHWEGNCVTRWNPNTGEQIDQINLPVSQVTSCCFGGEQLDELYITSAREGLSEEQLREEPLAGSCFRYKPGVKGLPVNEYKSI, encoded by the coding sequence GTGCAAAAGGGACTTGAAGTCATCGAGGGAACAATATCTACTTTGGGAGAAGGTCCAGTATGGCTAGCAGCCGAAAAAACCTTCTATTGGGTAGATATTATAGAAAAGCAGATTCGATTCTATAAACCAGAAACTAATGAGCAATGGACAATCCAGGCTGAACAATATGTTGGAGCAGCGGTACCTGCTGGACAGGGTCGCCTATTGTGCGCATTAAAGGATGGTTTTTATTTCTTGGATGTTGTCAGTGGAAAGTTTGAGAAAATCGTAAATCCGGAAGAGCAGCTTGCGAACAACCGGTTTAATGATGGCAAATGCGATCGATCTGGACGATTCTGGGCAGGGTCGATGTCCTTGCAGGGTGAGGAAGGCACAGGAGCTCTGTATAGCTTGGAGAGTGATGGAACCGTCCGCAAGGTGCTTACAGACATAAACTGTTCCAACGGACTGGGCTGGAGCCTGGATGATAGCGAGATGTATTATATTGATACGAATTCTGCCCGTGAGGTTCAGCGGTTTAGCTACAACCCGGCTACTGGTGCCATTGCCGATAAGAAGATCATCGTTAAGCTGTCAGAGGGTCAGGGTTATCCTGATGGTATGACTGTAGACGCTGAGGGGATGATCTGGGTTGCACATTGGGAGGGCAATTGCGTCACCCGTTGGAATCCTAATACAGGTGAGCAGATTGACCAAATTAATCTACCTGTCTCCCAAGTGACTTCCTGCTGCTTCGGTGGGGAACAGCTGGATGAGCTATACATTACCTCTGCTAGAGAGGGCTTGAGTGAAGAGCAATTGCGCGAAGAGCCTCTAGCTGGCAGCTGCTTCCGCTATAAGCCGGGTGTTAAAGGACTTCCAGTTAACGAGTACAAAAGCATTTAA
- a CDS encoding MDR family MFS transporter produces MNNPGSEVKSQYKDLGNIKRLPILITLVIGAFFSILNETLLNIALVDMTLDLNVPYSTIQWLSTSYMLVVGILIPISALLVQWFTTRQMFLGAMILFSAGTLVCALAVDFPVLLIGRIIQAFGTGLMLPVMMNTILILYPPEKRGAAMGSIGLVIMFAPAIGPTLSGLILEKFEWPWLFYFVLPFALLSVVIAAIYLKNVSEVTKPKVDIISIILSTIGFGGIVYGFSSSGEKGWSDPEVYITLIVGGIALLLFIWRQLVSKEPMLNLRAFLSPMFSLSTVLIIIVMMALFSTMLLLPIFLQQGLMMTAFAAGLLLLPGGILNGFLSPVTGKLFDKFGPRVLVIPGAAILVLVMWLFTRIDLETGSGTLIFYHCIMMVAISMIMMPAQTNGLNQLPRKYYPHGTAIFNTLQQVSGAIGVAFFISIMSAGQKDYLANSEDPTSTTELAKALSAGIHNSFYIGMFFAIFALVLAFFVKKTKAPEGE; encoded by the coding sequence GTGAATAACCCAGGCTCTGAAGTAAAGTCACAGTATAAAGATTTAGGCAACATTAAACGATTACCGATATTAATTACACTTGTCATCGGTGCATTCTTCTCCATTCTAAACGAAACATTATTGAATATCGCATTGGTTGACATGACACTTGATTTGAATGTACCGTATTCAACGATCCAGTGGCTATCAACAAGCTACATGCTGGTCGTAGGTATCCTAATTCCGATTTCGGCTTTACTGGTACAATGGTTTACGACGAGGCAGATGTTCCTTGGCGCTATGATATTATTTTCAGCCGGAACGCTAGTCTGTGCACTTGCAGTTGATTTCCCTGTATTGCTAATCGGAAGAATCATTCAGGCGTTCGGGACAGGCCTTATGCTTCCAGTAATGATGAACACAATCCTCATTCTGTATCCACCTGAGAAACGTGGAGCCGCAATGGGAAGTATCGGTCTTGTTATCATGTTCGCTCCAGCAATCGGACCGACATTGTCCGGCTTAATTCTTGAAAAGTTCGAGTGGCCATGGCTGTTCTATTTTGTACTTCCTTTTGCATTGCTTTCTGTTGTTATTGCAGCTATTTACTTAAAGAACGTATCCGAAGTAACCAAGCCTAAAGTAGATATCATATCGATTATCCTGTCCACAATTGGTTTCGGTGGTATCGTATACGGCTTCAGTAGCTCAGGTGAAAAAGGCTGGTCAGATCCAGAAGTATATATCACGCTTATTGTCGGTGGTATTGCATTGCTGCTATTCATCTGGAGACAGCTTGTGTCGAAAGAGCCGATGCTGAATCTTAGAGCTTTCTTGTCTCCAATGTTCTCATTAAGCACGGTATTAATCATTATCGTTATGATGGCATTGTTCTCAACGATGCTGTTATTACCGATTTTCTTGCAGCAAGGATTAATGATGACCGCATTCGCTGCGGGACTTTTATTGCTCCCAGGTGGAATACTTAATGGTTTCCTTTCCCCAGTGACAGGTAAGCTATTCGATAAGTTCGGTCCTCGTGTGCTTGTAATACCAGGAGCAGCTATTCTCGTCCTTGTGATGTGGCTGTTTACCCGTATTGATCTTGAAACGGGTAGTGGAACACTCATTTTCTATCACTGTATTATGATGGTTGCCATCTCCATGATTATGATGCCTGCACAGACGAATGGTCTAAACCAGCTACCAAGAAAATACTACCCACATGGTACGGCGATTTTTAATACCCTTCAGCAGGTGTCTGGTGCAATAGGGGTTGCTTTCTTTATTAGTATTATGTCAGCGGGGCAGAAAGATTATTTGGCTAATTCAGAGGATCCGACTTCAACGACAGAGCTAGCTAAAGCGTTAAGCGCTGGTATTCATAATTCCTTCTACATCGGTATGTTCTTCGCCATCTTCGCATTGGTGCTTGCCTTCTTCGTGAAAAAGACTAAGGCTCCAGAAGGTGAATAA
- a CDS encoding radical SAM/SPASM domain-containing protein, whose translation MKKFKKFYIEITSICNLSCSFCPPTKRQANFIKVDAFTNTLDQIKGHAEYIYFHVKGEPMLHPKIDELLDISHQKGFKVNLTSNGTLLHKAKSKILGKPALRQINFSLHSFDGHEGSVDKEGYVTSVLDFAKEAVATSDILISLRLWNLTQDNTTNLENDRNREILEKIEKAFDLDYKIEEHFVRGKGIKIADRIYLNHEEEFVWPDLKEKEDESKGFCHALRNQAGVLVDGTVIPCCLDGEGVINLGNINKTPFSEIIEGERATKLYDGFSRREVVEELCRKCGYRQRFNN comes from the coding sequence TTGAAGAAATTCAAAAAGTTTTACATCGAAATTACGAGCATTTGTAACCTTTCTTGCTCTTTCTGTCCTCCGACAAAGCGTCAAGCCAATTTTATTAAGGTAGATGCTTTTACGAATACATTGGACCAAATTAAAGGACATGCTGAATATATTTATTTCCACGTCAAAGGCGAACCTATGCTTCATCCTAAAATCGACGAGCTGCTCGATATCAGTCATCAGAAAGGGTTCAAGGTGAATCTAACCTCTAATGGTACACTGCTGCATAAGGCTAAGTCGAAGATTCTGGGTAAGCCGGCTCTGAGACAAATCAATTTTTCCTTGCACAGCTTTGACGGTCACGAGGGTTCTGTTGATAAAGAAGGATATGTAACGAGCGTTCTTGATTTTGCGAAGGAAGCCGTGGCGACCTCTGATATTCTCATTTCTTTAAGATTGTGGAATCTAACGCAAGACAATACAACTAATCTGGAAAATGATCGCAATCGTGAAATTCTGGAGAAGATTGAGAAAGCATTCGATCTTGATTATAAGATCGAGGAGCATTTTGTAAGGGGCAAGGGTATTAAGATTGCGGATAGGATTTACTTGAACCATGAGGAAGAATTCGTATGGCCAGACTTGAAGGAAAAGGAAGATGAAAGCAAAGGCTTCTGCCATGCGCTTCGTAATCAGGCCGGTGTCCTCGTTGATGGCACGGTTATTCCTTGCTGTCTTGATGGGGAGGGCGTTATTAACTTAGGTAACATAAACAAAACTCCTTTTTCCGAAATCATTGAGGGCGAACGAGCAACTAAGCTGTACGATGGATTTTCTAGAAGAGAAGTTGTAGAGGAATTATGCCGCAAATGCGGCTATCGTCAGAGGTTTAACAATTAA
- a CDS encoding IclR family transcriptional regulator, translated as MKTRFSIENHRGGFAIEKENKYGVPALDKANRIINLVASQPSSLKLMDISRELDIHKSSMFSLLHTMEKLGWLKRDLGDTYSLGSFFGRIGSVYFRQFDLISDFHREASIVKQRVEETFQLGRLEGDQVFYLAKEEAPSPIKLASEPGMCWPASVTALGKAMLSVKTEEELIALYPEEQLPNFTTNTITTRSVLLNKLKDTQLAGYALDLEEAVNGFSCVAAPIYGSNNEVIAAVSCSIPQHRWESKQELAKREVLQLAKLLSHRQ; from the coding sequence TTGAAAACTAGGTTTTCCATAGAAAACCATAGGGGCGGATTTGCAATAGAAAAAGAAAATAAATACGGAGTCCCCGCGCTGGATAAAGCCAATCGGATCATCAATCTTGTAGCCTCACAGCCGTCAAGCCTCAAGCTGATGGATATTTCACGAGAGCTGGATATCCATAAGAGCTCGATGTTTTCCCTTCTTCACACGATGGAGAAGCTGGGCTGGCTTAAGCGCGATTTGGGTGATACGTACAGCTTAGGCTCTTTCTTTGGTCGAATTGGAAGCGTCTACTTTAGACAATTTGATCTGATCTCAGATTTTCATCGTGAGGCTTCTATAGTTAAGCAACGGGTAGAGGAAACGTTTCAGCTCGGTAGGCTAGAAGGGGATCAGGTATTTTATCTGGCTAAAGAAGAAGCACCTTCTCCAATTAAGCTGGCATCAGAGCCAGGAATGTGCTGGCCTGCGTCTGTGACTGCGCTTGGAAAGGCAATGCTTTCGGTAAAAACCGAGGAAGAGCTGATAGCGTTATATCCGGAGGAGCAGCTGCCCAATTTTACAACCAACACGATAACGACAAGATCTGTTTTACTGAACAAGCTTAAGGACACTCAGCTTGCTGGTTATGCGTTAGATCTGGAAGAAGCGGTCAATGGCTTTAGCTGCGTCGCAGCACCGATTTATGGTTCTAACAATGAGGTTATTGCGGCAGTTAGCTGCTCGATTCCTCAGCATAGATGGGAAAGCAAGCAAGAGCTGGCAAAACGTGAGGTACTCCAACTCGCAAAACTACTATCCCATCGCCAATAA
- a CDS encoding DinB family protein yields the protein MSNRPASEEYAPYYERYVNLVGDGDILDVLQGLLETTSTFLSDIPESKGDYRYAPDKWSLKEVIGHINDNERIMSYRLLRIARGDQTPHAGYDQDALIKGANFHALTLTELIEDYIAVRRSTITLARGLKEEAYLRVGIANDTRISVRALAYILAGHELHHLHVIKERYLP from the coding sequence ATGAGCAATCGACCTGCAAGTGAAGAATATGCTCCTTACTATGAAAGGTATGTAAACTTAGTGGGGGATGGAGATATCTTGGACGTGCTCCAGGGCCTTCTTGAGACGACTTCTACGTTTCTATCCGACATCCCTGAGTCGAAGGGTGATTATCGTTATGCGCCTGACAAATGGAGCTTGAAGGAAGTAATCGGGCATATCAACGACAATGAGCGCATTATGAGCTATCGTTTACTCAGAATTGCCAGAGGGGATCAAACTCCTCATGCGGGCTACGATCAAGATGCTTTGATAAAGGGTGCGAATTTCCATGCACTTACTTTAACAGAGCTTATTGAGGATTACATAGCCGTGCGTAGGTCAACAATTACGTTAGCTCGTGGCTTGAAGGAGGAAGCATATTTAAGGGTTGGCATTGCTAATGATACTAGGATTTCTGTAAGAGCACTAGCTTACATCCTTGCCGGACATGAGCTCCATCATTTGCATGTCATCAAAGAGAGATATTTACCTTAG
- a CDS encoding fumarylacetoacetate hydrolase family protein: MKLLTFQQNNDYRLGIKTDKGILDVLSASTQLSVTEVPTTIHEAIEQGDAGQAALQKLVDQAESAPEASNSWLEEESLKLGPCVTHPNKIICVGLNYRKHAKETNMAIPEYPILFNKFNNTLSADGDEIELPRVTEKVDYEAELVIVIGKNAKYVTKEAALSHVYGYCNVNDLSARDLQMRTQQWLLGKTCDGFSPLGPYLVTADEVGDPNNLEIKSFVNGEVRQNSNTSDMIFACDEIVSYISQHFTLTPGDIILTGTPEGVVMGYPPEKQVYLQAGDLVTIEIEKLGSLTNRMVAERG; the protein is encoded by the coding sequence ATGAAGCTACTCACTTTCCAGCAAAATAATGACTATCGTTTAGGAATCAAAACAGACAAAGGTATTCTCGATGTTCTTTCCGCTTCAACGCAATTATCTGTAACTGAAGTTCCAACAACGATACACGAAGCGATTGAGCAAGGGGATGCGGGTCAAGCTGCTCTTCAGAAGCTCGTGGATCAAGCAGAAAGTGCTCCAGAAGCTTCTAATAGCTGGTTGGAGGAAGAAAGCTTAAAGCTGGGACCTTGTGTCACGCACCCTAACAAAATCATCTGTGTGGGTTTGAACTATCGGAAGCATGCGAAGGAAACGAACATGGCTATACCAGAGTATCCGATTTTGTTTAATAAATTTAATAATACTTTGTCTGCAGATGGCGATGAGATTGAGCTACCAAGAGTCACTGAGAAGGTAGATTATGAAGCTGAGCTTGTTATCGTCATCGGTAAAAATGCTAAGTATGTGACGAAGGAAGCAGCTTTAAGCCACGTATACGGGTATTGTAATGTTAATGATTTGTCGGCACGTGATTTGCAAATGAGAACACAACAGTGGCTGCTAGGCAAAACCTGCGACGGATTTTCGCCACTCGGACCTTATCTGGTAACCGCTGACGAAGTAGGAGATCCTAACAATCTAGAAATCAAATCATTCGTTAACGGTGAAGTAAGACAGAATTCCAATACATCCGATATGATTTTCGCTTGCGATGAGATTGTTAGCTATATTTCGCAGCATTTTACATTAACGCCTGGTGATATCATCCTAACGGGAACGCCAGAAGGGGTTGTAATGGGTTACCCGCCAGAGAAGCAAGTTTACTTGCAGGCAGGGGACTTGGTCACTATCGAGATTGAGAAGCTGGGATCTTTAACGAATCGAATGGTTGCTGAACGAGGATAA